From a region of the Tenggerimyces flavus genome:
- a CDS encoding glycosyltransferase family 4 protein, translating to MTEVLLISALPRGWTSARELAARLVAAGHVVRIGHAYDVSSLPPPAEGVEARRLRFKSAGLVRSTAVRLAGRLGGAAARTFLYAKYDPWLRTEGRRADAVVAVDRAAAWAVRQATSANAEARIAAVGLDALPLVAARGGPATTLRKLLDRGMTAASPASVVAAWRAVVSSPGDATLAEFVPHAATIAQLLRRNLSFAEAREVASSGLGLALPADVRERTELELATALVSCGEPAPADLGDLVRAVLRQADEALDAGSLEVAANRVLEAVEALFNRELHADVLASPLAADPDAFLAPLRESRVFGVLGTSAESSGVSPTRTERLLIVPGDYPNFTKPIIEEFSGLPGLEVRVLDLKAKATPPRRRGQYDLILDRLRAATGAAVPPPAPADAALLEWADTIFVDWCDNAAVWTTLHAPRSARIAVRFHSLEAISHQVHVIDWSRVSDVVFVADHVRALVSQAAPEVAVGPRVHVAPNAMHLERFGAPKAPGADRTIAIVGWAQRVKDPLWALDVLAALRAVDPSWKLLLMGRDFQDRAHLSAMRHRDKFRARAVLDEVRDGIRYLPFTDDVPAALQAAGFVLSSSRREGFPVGVTEGAASGAVPVVRNWPMYAHYGGARGTFPPDWVVDDVDEAVQRILAHADPEVRAKAGAAARSYVVEHFDWTVIRPKYQDILL from the coding sequence GTGACCGAGGTACTGCTGATCTCCGCCCTTCCTCGCGGCTGGACGAGCGCCCGCGAGCTGGCGGCGCGCCTCGTCGCCGCGGGGCACGTCGTGCGGATCGGGCATGCGTACGACGTCAGCTCGCTGCCTCCGCCCGCTGAGGGTGTCGAGGCGCGACGGCTTCGGTTCAAGTCGGCGGGGCTGGTCCGGTCCACCGCTGTGCGGTTGGCCGGTCGGCTCGGCGGGGCCGCTGCCCGGACGTTCCTGTACGCGAAGTACGACCCCTGGCTGCGGACCGAGGGGCGGCGCGCGGATGCCGTGGTCGCGGTGGATCGTGCGGCAGCGTGGGCTGTCCGGCAGGCGACGAGCGCCAACGCCGAGGCTCGGATCGCCGCGGTCGGGCTCGACGCCCTTCCTCTGGTCGCCGCCCGCGGCGGGCCGGCGACGACGTTGCGCAAGCTGCTCGACCGGGGGATGACCGCGGCGAGTCCGGCGAGCGTGGTCGCCGCCTGGCGGGCTGTGGTGTCGTCTCCCGGCGACGCCACGTTGGCGGAGTTCGTGCCGCACGCGGCGACGATTGCCCAACTGTTGCGGCGGAATCTCTCGTTCGCCGAGGCTCGCGAGGTTGCCTCGTCGGGTCTCGGTCTCGCGTTGCCTGCCGACGTCCGGGAACGTACGGAGCTTGAGCTCGCGACGGCGTTGGTGAGCTGCGGCGAACCCGCTCCCGCCGACCTGGGCGACCTGGTCCGCGCGGTCCTGCGGCAGGCGGACGAGGCGCTCGACGCGGGGTCACTCGAGGTTGCGGCGAACCGGGTACTGGAGGCTGTCGAGGCTCTGTTCAACCGCGAGCTGCATGCCGACGTCCTGGCGAGCCCGCTGGCCGCCGACCCAGATGCCTTCCTCGCGCCGCTGCGGGAGTCACGGGTGTTCGGCGTTCTCGGAACTTCCGCCGAATCCTCGGGAGTCTCGCCCACGCGGACCGAGCGGCTGCTGATCGTTCCGGGGGACTATCCGAACTTCACCAAGCCGATCATCGAGGAGTTCTCCGGCCTTCCTGGCTTGGAGGTTCGCGTCCTCGACCTGAAGGCGAAGGCGACGCCGCCCCGGCGACGTGGGCAGTACGACCTGATCCTCGACCGGCTCCGTGCCGCGACGGGCGCGGCCGTTCCGCCGCCCGCGCCGGCCGACGCCGCGCTGCTGGAGTGGGCGGACACGATCTTTGTCGACTGGTGCGACAACGCCGCGGTGTGGACGACTCTGCACGCGCCGCGCTCGGCGCGTATCGCGGTGCGATTCCACAGCCTGGAGGCGATTTCGCACCAGGTGCACGTGATCGACTGGTCGCGGGTGTCGGACGTGGTGTTCGTGGCGGACCACGTCCGTGCGCTGGTCAGCCAGGCGGCCCCGGAAGTTGCGGTGGGTCCGCGGGTCCACGTGGCGCCGAACGCGATGCATTTGGAGCGCTTCGGGGCGCCGAAGGCACCGGGTGCCGACCGTACGATCGCGATCGTCGGTTGGGCGCAGCGCGTGAAGGATCCCCTGTGGGCGTTGGACGTTCTCGCCGCGTTGCGTGCGGTGGATCCTTCCTGGAAGTTGCTGCTCATGGGCCGAGACTTTCAGGACCGAGCGCATCTTTCGGCGATGCGGCATCGGGACAAGTTCCGGGCGCGGGCTGTGTTGGATGAGGTACGGGACGGGATCCGGTATCTGCCGTTCACCGACGACGTGCCGGCGGCGTTGCAGGCGGCGGGCTTCGTCCTGAGCTCGAGCCGGCGGGAGGGCTTCCCGGTCGGGGTGACGGAGGGCGCTGCGTCGGGCGCGGTGCCGGTGGTGCGCAACTGGCCGATGTACGCCCACTACGGCGGTGCCCGCGGAACGTTCCCGCCCGACTGGGTCGTCGACGACGTCGACGAAGCCGTCCAGCGCATCCTCGCCCACGCCGACCCCGAAGTGCGCGCGAAGGCAGGCGCGGCCGCCCGTTCGTACGTCGTCGAGCACTTCGACTGGACCGTGATCCGTCCGAAGTATCAGGACATCTTGCTCTGA
- a CDS encoding dihydrofolate reductase family protein: MGIVKTDLTVSADGYLAGPKQSAENPFGEGGDRLFAWEDDEANAPAFESTPTGAYVVGRNLYAADLPYDAPVFVLTHDPRDPVTNGGTTFHFVTTGIEAALEQARETAGDRDVHVAGGAETVRQYLAAGLLDELVLHLAPLTLGAGERPLDGVGSLTFEQVEVDPKPAVTHVRYRVQR; encoded by the coding sequence ATGGGAATCGTGAAGACCGACCTCACCGTCTCCGCCGACGGCTACCTGGCCGGACCCAAGCAGAGCGCGGAGAACCCGTTCGGCGAAGGCGGCGATCGCCTGTTCGCCTGGGAGGACGACGAGGCCAACGCGCCGGCCTTCGAGTCGACCCCGACGGGTGCGTACGTCGTCGGGCGCAACCTGTACGCCGCGGACCTGCCGTACGACGCCCCGGTGTTCGTCCTCACTCATGACCCGCGCGATCCGGTGACGAACGGCGGCACCACGTTCCACTTCGTCACCACCGGCATCGAGGCCGCACTCGAGCAGGCGCGCGAGACCGCGGGCGACCGCGACGTGCACGTCGCCGGCGGCGCGGAGACGGTACGGCAGTACCTTGCCGCGGGACTGCTCGACGAGCTCGTACTCCACCTCGCGCCGCTCACCCTCGGCGCCGGCGAGCGACCGCTGGACGGCGTCGGGAGCCTCACCTTCGAGCAGGTCGAGGTCGACCCGAAGCCCGCGGTCACCCACGTCAGGTACCGCGTCCAGCGCTAG
- a CDS encoding dihydrofolate reductase family protein, with amino-acid sequence MRKLVYGMNLTLDGYIAAPGDDIGWGVPNDELFQWWLDQEVAIGLLMYGRKLWEMMSSHWPTGDQQPDATPAQIAFARNWRDTPKVVFSSTIDKVDWNTRLVAGDAVAEITRLKAGDGEPMRVGGATLAGAAMRAGLVDEYEIVTHPVLVGGGLPFFTALDSWVNLNLMETRTFPGGVVMTRYETKR; translated from the coding sequence ATGCGGAAACTGGTCTATGGCATGAACCTGACCCTGGACGGCTACATCGCCGCGCCTGGCGACGACATCGGTTGGGGCGTGCCGAACGACGAGCTGTTCCAGTGGTGGCTCGACCAGGAGGTGGCGATCGGGCTGTTGATGTACGGCCGCAAGCTGTGGGAGATGATGAGTTCCCACTGGCCGACCGGCGACCAGCAGCCCGACGCCACCCCGGCGCAGATCGCGTTCGCGCGGAACTGGCGGGACACGCCGAAGGTGGTGTTCTCCTCGACGATCGACAAGGTCGACTGGAACACGCGCTTGGTCGCTGGCGACGCTGTTGCGGAGATCACCCGGCTCAAGGCCGGCGACGGCGAGCCGATGCGGGTCGGTGGCGCAACGCTTGCTGGGGCGGCGATGCGGGCCGGGTTGGTCGACGAGTACGAGATCGTCACCCATCCTGTGCTGGTGGGCGGTGGCTTACCGTTCTTCACCGCGCTGGACAGCTGGGTGAACCTGAACCTGATGGAGACACGAACGTTCCCCGGCGGCGTGGTCATGACCAGGTACGAGACGAAGCGGTGA
- a CDS encoding glycosyltransferase produces the protein MATEQSPERARPWQRHAADVPVDEGIVGRWIHDLEDAQTEAAQAQDPARQEDGVSVVVTFELGDDVAPCLRSIAAQTIDHDRFEVVAVVPHGTDLAPFDTFEAERRDVRLRLIELPATGRFAPRDVGTAAARRTYTAFLAAADYLSSSYLETMLDRTTTREIVAAHLVDAATDAPVEHPLTYVAGKLVPTTFAKQVSTSDEIVFLLTLLARYRLDVARTDQQATYFRAPRVTLRQGRTQDFDLNVAAPMHTIGKLSELEGTCPRESLELLRDHIRLVAAPINAYLKEKPEDHDRVLDLIESYDLAEFPYDVVNRGLARSLAISYCFVPYNDTSAIVMAKRVRARRDLVDVVFNTMDQTREIDPSMRRISSPFVEDEIPIATPTRWSSWPRIDEFRLEGMRRIEALEAQKGPYAKLYSRVMWPASQFLAASYKLHNPSVTWVAEFSDPVSRDVTGAERGTPIEDGPFLDAVHDELKKRGLPVLDSDNLMAWCEYLAYTLADRIVFTNENQLEYMLSYCPVPELVPLVRAKTVVSPHPSLPPRFYSMSEQTYPLDPSAAHLAYFGNFYATRGLGDLLNALAGLDEPTKSRLHLHVFTGNADDLRTHVKSLGIEDNVHINPYVRFLAFLNLTTKFDCLIVNDALTADSHAKNPYLPSKWSDYKGSGRPVWGLIEDGSPLSKQPLTYSSPVGDLQAAQEILRKLAQSKMS, from the coding sequence ATGGCAACCGAACAGTCGCCTGAGCGCGCGCGCCCTTGGCAGCGGCACGCGGCCGACGTTCCGGTCGACGAGGGCATCGTCGGCCGCTGGATCCACGACCTCGAGGACGCCCAGACCGAGGCCGCCCAGGCCCAGGACCCGGCCCGCCAGGAGGACGGCGTCAGCGTCGTCGTCACGTTCGAACTGGGCGACGACGTCGCACCATGCCTGCGCTCGATCGCCGCCCAGACGATCGACCACGACCGCTTCGAGGTCGTCGCGGTCGTCCCGCACGGGACCGACCTCGCGCCGTTCGACACGTTCGAGGCCGAACGACGGGACGTACGGCTCAGGCTCATCGAGCTCCCCGCCACCGGCCGCTTCGCGCCACGCGACGTCGGCACGGCCGCGGCGAGGCGTACGTACACAGCGTTCCTCGCCGCCGCTGACTACCTGAGCTCGAGCTACCTCGAAACCATGCTCGACCGCACCACAACCCGCGAGATCGTCGCCGCCCACCTCGTCGACGCCGCCACGGACGCGCCGGTCGAGCACCCGCTCACCTACGTCGCCGGCAAGCTCGTCCCCACCACGTTCGCCAAGCAGGTAAGCACGAGCGACGAGATCGTCTTCCTGCTCACCTTGCTCGCGCGCTACCGGCTCGACGTCGCGCGCACCGACCAGCAGGCGACCTACTTCCGCGCGCCCCGCGTCACCCTGCGGCAAGGCCGCACCCAGGACTTCGACCTGAACGTCGCCGCGCCGATGCACACGATCGGCAAGCTCAGCGAGCTCGAGGGCACCTGTCCCCGCGAGTCGCTCGAGCTGCTCCGCGACCACATCCGCCTCGTCGCCGCGCCGATCAACGCGTACCTGAAGGAGAAGCCGGAAGATCACGATCGGGTGCTCGACCTGATCGAGAGCTACGACCTCGCCGAGTTCCCGTACGACGTTGTCAACCGCGGGTTGGCACGCAGCCTCGCGATCTCGTACTGCTTCGTTCCGTACAACGACACCAGCGCGATCGTCATGGCCAAACGCGTCCGCGCGCGCCGCGATCTGGTCGATGTCGTCTTCAACACAATGGACCAGACGCGCGAGATCGACCCGAGCATGCGGCGGATCTCCAGCCCGTTCGTCGAGGACGAGATCCCGATCGCGACGCCGACGCGCTGGTCGAGCTGGCCGCGGATCGACGAGTTCCGGCTCGAGGGCATGCGCCGGATCGAAGCGCTGGAGGCTCAGAAGGGCCCGTACGCCAAGCTCTACAGCCGCGTGATGTGGCCGGCCTCGCAGTTCCTCGCGGCGTCGTACAAGCTGCACAACCCGTCGGTCACCTGGGTCGCGGAGTTCTCCGACCCGGTGTCGCGCGACGTGACCGGTGCCGAACGGGGAACGCCCATCGAGGACGGGCCGTTCCTCGACGCGGTGCACGACGAGCTGAAGAAGCGCGGACTCCCCGTGCTCGACTCGGACAACCTGATGGCCTGGTGCGAGTACCTCGCGTACACGCTCGCCGACCGGATCGTGTTCACGAACGAGAACCAGCTCGAGTACATGCTGAGCTACTGCCCGGTGCCCGAGCTCGTGCCGCTCGTTCGCGCGAAGACCGTCGTCTCACCGCACCCGTCCCTGCCGCCGCGGTTCTACTCGATGAGCGAGCAGACCTACCCGCTCGACCCGTCGGCCGCGCACCTCGCCTACTTCGGCAACTTCTACGCGACGCGCGGGCTGGGCGACCTACTGAACGCCCTTGCGGGGTTGGACGAACCGACCAAGTCCAGGCTGCACCTGCACGTGTTCACCGGGAACGCCGACGACCTCCGCACGCATGTGAAGTCACTCGGCATCGAGGACAACGTGCACATCAACCCGTACGTGCGGTTCCTCGCGTTCCTCAACCTGACCACGAAGTTCGACTGCCTCATCGTCAACGACGCCTTGACGGCGGACAGCCACGCCAAGAACCCTTACCTGCCGTCAAAGTGGAGTGACTACAAGGGCAGCGGCCGCCCGGTCTGGGGCTTGATCGAGGACGGCAGCCCCCTGAGCAAGCAGCCCCTGACGTACTCCTCCCCCGTCGGCGACCTGCAAGCAGCACAAGAGATCCTGCGCAAGCTCGCTCAGAGCAAGATGTCCTGA
- a CDS encoding response regulator transcription factor: MAEERRVLVTDDSATISRLIVVNLELEGFVVDEAPDGAACLARIPEFKPDLITLDVVMPELDGIETLRRIRANRAYAGIKVVMVSAKAGGSDIARATDLGASAYIAKPFDPARLIATVRELA; the protein is encoded by the coding sequence GTGGCAGAGGAACGACGTGTGCTGGTCACGGACGATTCGGCGACGATCAGCAGGCTGATCGTCGTCAACCTCGAGCTGGAGGGGTTCGTCGTCGACGAGGCGCCGGACGGTGCCGCGTGCCTCGCCCGCATCCCCGAGTTCAAGCCGGATCTGATCACGCTGGACGTCGTCATGCCCGAGCTCGACGGCATCGAGACGCTGCGCCGGATCCGCGCCAACCGTGCGTACGCGGGGATCAAGGTCGTCATGGTCAGCGCCAAGGCCGGCGGCAGCGACATCGCCCGCGCGACGGACCTCGGCGCGAGCGCGTACATCGCCAAGCCGTTCGACCCGGCCCGCCTGATCGCGACGGTCCGCGAGCTAGCCTGA
- a CDS encoding anti-sigma factor family protein, with the protein MTDLVCTEFVELVTAFLEGGLDPETEGRFVDHLAQCPGCERYLDQFRGTIETLGELPEETLSDQARRDLLDAFRDWNR; encoded by the coding sequence GTGACCGACCTGGTCTGCACCGAGTTCGTGGAGCTCGTCACCGCGTTCCTCGAAGGCGGGCTCGACCCGGAGACCGAGGGCCGGTTCGTCGACCACCTCGCGCAATGCCCCGGCTGCGAGCGCTACCTCGACCAGTTCCGCGGCACGATCGAGACCCTCGGCGAGCTGCCCGAGGAGACGCTGTCGGATCAGGCGCGGCGCGACCTGCTCGACGCCTTCCGCGACTGGAACCGTTGA
- a CDS encoding DALR anticodon-binding domain-containing protein, which yields MPSSSLPSCGDRPEFAAAEVTGAGYVNVRFRTAVFAHLLESIGPTYGGPAKTFAAPADEARYAYAMLGMVQRHAAALGLERGLDHPDVLQQRPERTLVDALGEYPAVIARATTAEPIVAVLAEIADLVPRFIEDRLAIPHGDDVPDDTHRTRLALVDATRVVLAHGLAALGQPASDRI from the coding sequence GTGCCGAGCAGCTCGCTGCCGAGCTGCGGGGACCGCCCCGAGTTCGCAGCCGCCGAGGTCACCGGAGCCGGGTACGTCAACGTCCGCTTCCGTACTGCCGTGTTCGCGCACCTCCTGGAGAGCATCGGCCCGACGTACGGCGGCCCCGCGAAGACCTTCGCCGCGCCGGCAGACGAAGCCAGGTACGCGTACGCCATGCTCGGCATGGTCCAACGCCACGCCGCCGCTCTCGGCCTCGAGCGAGGTCTCGACCACCCCGACGTCCTCCAGCAGCGCCCCGAACGCACCCTGGTCGACGCGCTCGGGGAGTACCCTGCCGTGATCGCGCGCGCCACTACGGCCGAGCCGATCGTCGCCGTGCTCGCCGAGATCGCCGACCTCGTACCCAGGTTCATCGAGGACCGCCTCGCGATCCCGCACGGCGACGACGTTCCCGACGACACGCACCGAACGAGGCTCGCCCTCGTCGACGCCACCCGCGTCGTCCTGGCCCACGGCCTCGCGGCACTGGGGCAGCCGGCATCGGACCGGATCTGA
- a CDS encoding DUF6247 family protein — MQRTPAEVRAELLPEDRPAFDAEWSHALDVARERLDLTELDDVLERWRRLAWLVNGDPDGFRDRMARAEAIQAAAAAGEPWESVKSRFGLVPAPTADEILARRG, encoded by the coding sequence ATGCAGCGCACACCGGCCGAGGTCCGGGCCGAACTGCTACCCGAGGACCGTCCGGCGTTCGACGCCGAGTGGTCGCACGCCCTCGACGTCGCGCGGGAACGGCTGGACCTGACCGAGCTGGACGACGTCCTCGAACGCTGGCGTCGTCTCGCGTGGCTCGTGAACGGCGACCCGGACGGCTTCCGGGACAGGATGGCGCGCGCTGAGGCGATCCAGGCCGCGGCGGCCGCCGGCGAACCGTGGGAGTCCGTCAAGTCCCGGTTCGGGCTGGTCCCCGCGCCCACCGCAGATGAGATCCTCGCCCGCCGCGGCTAA
- a CDS encoding RNA polymerase sigma factor, translating into MDLPPDATLVARLRDGDEAAFALMLDAWSTGMLRLARTFVATHESAAEIVQETWIAVLQGIDGFEGRSSLKTWVYRILVNTAKRHGARERRTIPWSSLVGEDEGPTVDPSRFHTAGPYEGHWREFPHAWPSPEQETLAGETRRQVAAALERLPERQRAVIALRDVEGYSSDEVCAILEISAANQRVLLHRARAFVRAALEGYFATAGEETRT; encoded by the coding sequence ATGGACCTCCCGCCCGATGCGACGCTCGTCGCGCGCTTGCGGGACGGGGACGAGGCCGCGTTCGCGCTGATGCTGGACGCCTGGTCCACCGGCATGCTCCGCCTCGCCCGCACGTTCGTCGCCACCCACGAGTCCGCGGCGGAGATCGTGCAGGAGACGTGGATCGCCGTCCTGCAGGGCATCGACGGGTTCGAGGGACGTTCGTCGCTGAAGACCTGGGTCTACCGGATCCTCGTCAACACCGCGAAACGCCACGGTGCGCGGGAGCGGCGCACGATTCCGTGGAGCAGCCTGGTCGGCGAGGACGAGGGTCCTACGGTCGATCCGTCGCGCTTCCACACTGCCGGGCCGTACGAGGGCCACTGGCGCGAGTTCCCGCACGCCTGGCCGTCACCGGAGCAGGAGACGCTGGCTGGCGAGACCCGGCGGCAGGTCGCGGCCGCGTTGGAACGGCTGCCCGAACGGCAACGGGCCGTGATCGCGTTGCGGGACGTCGAGGGCTACTCCTCCGACGAGGTCTGCGCGATCCTGGAGATCTCGGCGGCGAACCAACGGGTGCTGCTCCACCGTGCCCGGGCGTTCGTGCGCGCGGCTTTGGAGGGCTACTTCGCCACGGCAGGAGAGGAGACGCGAACGTGA
- a CDS encoding MFS transporter translates to MNLRLRRRMVPLYVAAVLQGFGLWVPIEKLFMNEIGFDAASVGLMAAAYAALVPIVEIPSGILADRWSRRGVLILAAVAMFGSTVIGGLSTNVVTYIVAALVLAFYFAMYSGTMDSIVYDTVLEETGDSDAFQKQLGRVRVVESCALVASALLGGWLASLTSPRLTYFLTLPFLALSVVAYLRFREPQLHKAREATSVRDQITLTYRTLLRRGQLLPIVALTVLTALILQVVIEFGPLWLLALSASAVVYGPFWAGVMSSFGVGGLIAGRLRLDRPAPFALVVGLMLLASLTLVTSRSLLLISAAQVVLAILVVVVGIYVARLLHDGIPSEVRAGVASGVGALSWIAFLPFALTFGVVSKSNGVHTAGWMIVGAVVLVAVALVAVTLRRVPAEPEAEPALVPIEAGQPS, encoded by the coding sequence ATGAATCTTCGACTTCGCCGCCGGATGGTGCCGCTGTACGTCGCGGCCGTCCTGCAGGGCTTCGGCCTCTGGGTCCCGATCGAGAAGCTGTTCATGAACGAGATCGGCTTCGACGCCGCGTCGGTCGGGCTGATGGCTGCCGCGTACGCCGCGCTGGTGCCGATCGTGGAGATCCCGTCCGGCATTCTCGCGGACCGGTGGAGCCGCCGCGGCGTCCTGATCCTCGCCGCCGTCGCGATGTTCGGGAGCACCGTCATCGGCGGTCTCAGTACGAACGTGGTGACGTACATCGTCGCCGCGCTCGTGCTCGCCTTCTACTTCGCCATGTACTCGGGGACGATGGACTCGATCGTCTACGACACGGTGCTCGAGGAGACCGGCGACAGCGACGCGTTCCAGAAGCAGCTCGGCCGCGTCCGCGTCGTCGAGAGCTGCGCGCTCGTCGCGAGTGCGCTGCTCGGGGGCTGGCTCGCGAGCCTCACCTCGCCGCGCCTGACGTACTTCCTGACGCTGCCGTTCCTCGCGCTGTCGGTCGTCGCGTACCTGAGGTTCCGCGAACCGCAGCTGCACAAGGCCCGCGAGGCCACGTCGGTACGCGACCAGATCACGCTCACCTACCGCACCCTGCTCCGCCGCGGTCAGCTCCTCCCGATCGTCGCGCTGACCGTGCTCACCGCGCTCATCCTGCAGGTGGTCATCGAGTTCGGCCCGCTGTGGCTGCTCGCGCTGTCGGCCTCGGCCGTGGTGTACGGGCCGTTCTGGGCCGGCGTCATGTCCAGCTTCGGGGTCGGTGGGCTGATCGCCGGTCGGTTGCGGCTGGACCGGCCCGCGCCGTTCGCGCTGGTGGTCGGGCTGATGCTGCTCGCGAGCCTCACGCTCGTCACCAGCCGGAGCCTGCTGCTGATCTCGGCCGCTCAGGTCGTGCTCGCGATCCTCGTCGTGGTGGTGGGCATCTACGTCGCGCGGTTGCTGCACGACGGCATCCCGTCGGAGGTACGGGCCGGCGTGGCGTCGGGCGTCGGCGCGCTCAGCTGGATCGCGTTCCTGCCTTTCGCGCTCACGTTCGGCGTGGTGAGCAAGAGCAACGGGGTCCACACCGCGGGCTGGATGATCGTCGGAGCGGTCGTCCTCGTCGCCGTCGCGCTGGTGGCCGTCACGCTGCGCCGCGTCCCGGCCGAGCCCGAGGCCGAGCCCGCGTTGGTGCCGATCGAGGCGGGGCAGCCGTCGTGA
- a CDS encoding VOC family protein gives MHRSRVYAVLIDTPREQVAGATDFWSAALGVQARPLPDEPQFISLPGATDGVRLALQAVDDAPRYHVDIESDDPEAELERLVALGAELVQRWQECRILRAPGGHLLCVLPVESDQALFDATAKTWA, from the coding sequence ATGCATCGGAGCCGCGTCTACGCCGTCCTCATCGACACGCCGCGCGAGCAGGTCGCCGGCGCGACGGACTTCTGGTCCGCCGCGTTGGGAGTCCAAGCTCGGCCACTTCCGGACGAGCCGCAGTTCATCAGCTTGCCGGGAGCGACGGACGGGGTCCGGCTAGCGCTGCAGGCGGTCGACGACGCGCCGCGGTACCACGTGGACATCGAGAGCGACGACCCCGAGGCCGAGCTGGAGCGGCTCGTGGCACTCGGGGCCGAGCTGGTCCAACGGTGGCAGGAGTGCCGCATCCTGCGCGCGCCCGGTGGCCATCTGCTCTGCGTCCTGCCGGTGGAGAGCGACCAGGCCCTGTTCGACGCGACGGCCAAGACCTGGGCCTAG
- a CDS encoding anti-sigma factor family protein translates to MNDLACREFVELVTDYLDGTLDAARTERFLTHRATCPGCAPYLDQIRRTIALLRDLDRPHLGSTP, encoded by the coding sequence GTGAACGACCTTGCCTGCAGGGAGTTCGTCGAGCTCGTCACCGACTACCTCGACGGAACGCTGGACGCCGCACGTACCGAACGCTTCCTCACCCACCGCGCCACCTGCCCCGGCTGCGCGCCGTACCTGGACCAGATCAGGCGGACCATCGCCCTGCTTCGCGACCTCGACCGACCTCACCTTGGGAGTACGCCATGA
- a CDS encoding VOC family protein: MTDANRDDGILNGTRAYSGIAVDDLTAAKQFYERTLALTVIEEGDLLNVTIAGGARVLIYPKPDHQPATFTVLNFPVDDIDTAVDGLTARGVRFKRFDGIEVDEKGISRGDGPSIAWFTDPAGNVLSVLQEK, from the coding sequence ATGACCGACGCCAACCGCGACGACGGAATCCTCAACGGGACAAGGGCCTACAGCGGAATCGCCGTAGACGACCTCACGGCGGCCAAGCAGTTCTACGAACGGACGCTGGCACTCACAGTGATCGAGGAAGGCGACCTGCTGAATGTCACGATCGCCGGCGGGGCGCGGGTGCTGATCTATCCCAAGCCCGACCATCAGCCCGCCACGTTCACCGTCCTCAACTTTCCGGTCGACGACATCGACACCGCCGTCGACGGCCTGACCGCACGCGGCGTGCGGTTCAAGCGGTTCGACGGGATCGAGGTCGACGAGAAGGGCATCTCCCGCGGCGACGGGCCGTCCATCGCGTGGTTCACCGATCCCGCCGGCAACGTGCTGTCCGTCCTTCAAGAGAAGTAG